The region CGCTTCAGGGctccacacacacagaaaagctcCTGCAAAGAACAAGAGGGGTTAGGGTTGGGAGAGAATTCTGGGCAGTCATCCTCCCTATCTGCCATTCACACACTCCAGAGAGGGCTCTGGGTTGACTGGAGGCTGTGCTCTGAATGAACAGCCCAGTACCCCAGGTTTCAGGGAAGCTCCATTTTAGGTGGCATTCCTGGGCCTTCCAACAGGCTTCAACATGGGACCAGAGGAGGGGAAGAGCTGTGCTGGCAGTGAGAAACGGACTTGGCCTTACAAGCCTTGGAGTCCCTATCACTCCAAATCACCCCATCACAGTCCTCCTGCCTCAGTGCCCGCTTCAACAATGGTCCTAGTTATGGAATATGGAAATTCTCTCAAGAGTGCTCTGTCATGAGAATGCACATGTAGATTCACCCATGTATCACCTAGGAATCAGAAATACAAATTCTGGAGTTCTATGCAGGGTGACCAACCATCCTGGTCTGGCTGGATTGAGGAGTTTCTCAGGATATGGGACTTTCAGTGCTATCCAAGAAGAGAGGCCCTAGAGGCCCCAGGATGACAGGTTACCCTAAGTCAGACAGACCTAGGTTTGATCCCTGGGGTGCTGCCTCaagtcagctgtgtgacctcaagcaggttatttaacttctctgagggTGAGTGTTCTCTTAAGAAAAGGACTGGTCTAGCCTAACTCCCAGGGATGCTGAAAGCTCAACTGAAACCATTTCTAAGACAGTGCTTTGTACACATGTGCCACATCATCATTTACTCCAATCCCTCCTCACTGCACAGACCAGGAGACTGAAAGAGAGGGAACACAATGCAGAGATGGACTGCAAAGGCTGATTATCACCCAAACTATTTCTTCACCTGCAAGTGCCTTTCACAAGGTTGTTATGAGGATAAAGAGAAGATTTATGAGAAGGTTGCTGAAATAATTTGTTCCtaatgataaaaaggaaaaagctatATATCAAAACCAAGATACAGAACAGAATACTAAGTGTCATCCCAATTTCATTACTGTTGTTCTCTTAAAATTACCTATATGGGTAGAAAAGAGGTGAGGGCAACTATTACTGACAGTTTACTATGAGTAGTGATCATCACAGGTGATTAGTTTTTCACTCTTCTGTAGTTTCTAAGATCCTGCATACAAAGTGCCTTCCAATAGtaagtatataaataataatagctactattactcaataaataatagctattattacttttatagtcgagaaaaaattgttttaatttttataatttgtcaAGTATTACACAAAGTAGGCTACAATTTGCATTCTTGTGTGCACAGTTCACAAAGCAATCACACAGCACTCATGTTTCACAATTAAAACCATTAACAAACATGGTGGCCAGTGTGGGCTGTTACAAAACCTATGGCTCAGTTGCAGGGAGAGGCTGGAGTCCAGTTGCATTCATTCTGTGACCTAACAGTTGAGTTAAAAGGATACCTGGATTCTTTAACAGTTTTTTTAGTGCCTGAATGAAAACGAGGTTGAAAAGAAGTCCTGGCATCATCTGGGCCACTCTTCACCAGATACCTGGATTAGGTTTTGGCGATAACTGCCACAGGGGTGATAGGAAGGACCGGAAGGGCAATCCAGGAAGATCAACCACCAGATAATACCAATCCATCTCATTCCTTTTACTTTGGAGTCATCATGAAAACCCCTAAAGGAGGCAGAAATTCCAAAGACTCTCAGGAAAACATGAACCACTGGATTTTGCACAGTGGGACTAATGGATCCTATGCAAGACAGTCCAGTATCATCCTCTGGCCCTGAGATTCAGGCTGGGCATCTTGCCCTGGTTTAGAAGCTGTGAGGAAAAGGGGTAACATAGCTGGTCTGACTGCTATCCTTTGGAAGGCCTGCTTCCAAGGTTGGCCCttggctggcatctgggaacttggATTCTGGGAAGTTTTCCACCCTAACTGGTAAGAGTGGCTCACTATGCCTAAACCATGTGAACAATGTGGTTCATGCTAAATATGTGCTTTCCTTCTGGAGTCTGGAATTTTGGTTTATGCTAGGCAGGGGTGCCTATGTGATCAGTCCCTGATAAAAACCCTGGGCACTGAGTCTCCAATGAGCTTCCCTGGTTTCACACATGTCGTCACAACCAATTGTGAGGGGGATAAAGTGCATCCTGTGTaactccactgggagaggactcCAGAAGTTTGCACCTGGTTTCCTCCAGCCTTTGTCCCAAGAGacttttccttctgctgattCTGCTTTGTATTCTGTAATGAATCTTAGCCCTGATATGAAACTCTATGCTTAGTCCTGAGTCCTCTTAGAGAATCAGTTAACCTGGGGGTCCTGGGGACCCTTGACACAGAACTGGCTTGAGATTTAAAATTCTGGCAGGCCACAGTACTCACAACAATGTCCTCCTCAGTGACTCGAGGGTGCAGATTATTCACGGTCATCTTGGTGCCTTCCAAAGGGCTGAGGACAGGCTGTCATAGACAAAAGAGAGTTACTGGAAGTCAGAGAACAGCTATGTGCTCGAACAGCAGAACTCACTTGAGGCAAGGCCCAGGAAGGCCCAGAAGAAACTCTCACGGAGAGCTGGTTACAACTGGGCCCCTCTAATCATGCCCCCAACACCTTATGCTAAGGGATGGAACCTCTCAACATTTCCCAAATATGCCAGGCTCTTTGAGACCTgagcctctgcctggaatgccacTCATGTTTCAAGACCCACCCAGCTCAGATGGCTCATTCTCCTTAAAGCCTTCCCAGATCTGTCTAGTGGAATCAGACGATCTTTCCTCAGCACACTGGGCAGTCCTCTTCTGGGCATCCCTCTGCTTTATCATGAGGCACAgtgctctgtctgcagctctgtTTTCCCTTTCTGCCTGTGAGCTCCCTGAAAGCAGGGGCCACTGGGCCTTGgtttactcatttgtaaaatggaggtggCAACACCGACCTCAGAGAGGCACTATGAGGACCAATAGGGTACACAAGGCACACTTCCCACCCAGCACAGGCTAACTCTCAGCTGGTGCAGTCCCCTTCTCTCCTTCACCTTCACCTCACCTCAGCAGGCGGCAGCTCTTTGGGGGGCTCCTCCTTGTTCACTAGTGTCCGGGACATGTTGGTCAAGGCTTTTGTTCGAAcagaggaggggagagcaggagcTGTGTATGCATCATTCTGAACCACTTTGGTGAGAGGAAGGGCCTTGGATACAGAAAGCTTGGAACTGCTCAGCCCGGCCTAAATAAAGAGGCAGACAGGAATCTGAGAAGCTAGAGACTTGGATGCCTTGGGGGGCTGACAACCCCAACCCCAAGGCCTCCCACCTCCCTAATTCCATCAGGAGTCTAAAGCCAGAAAGGTGCCAGCTGccagggaagaggcaggaagagagaaaaaaacagtctGCACATGTGCTCACAGAATTTCCAGTGTTGGAAACCCTTGGCAAAAATCTTCCACCTAGTTCTGAATAGGAGTCACAAGCTCACCCACACCATTTAGACTATTAAAACCCATTTAgactttattaaaacaaaaaactgggggccagtcagaggccaaaaGCTTAGGGTCAAGTTCATTCCCAGATATGCTTCTACCACAATGGGCAGATCGTTAGCTCTAGGCTGGCTGGGAATAGGAACTTTCTTAAAAAGGTGCAGACTCCTGGCTTTCTGGTCCCTATTCTGGCCTTACAGAGGTACCACGTGTAGTCCTGTCTCCTCAGCTCCCAGACTGTCAGGGACATGCTGGCAGAGTCAGCATGTGCAGATTAAGTAGAAGCagttccctccctctcctgctttcTAACTGGGGATGTGGCCCCTTGGAAATAAAAAGCAGCGAACTCTCTGATTTTAATGTGTCTGAGGAAAAAGATGTACGAGGCAGAAGTGGCAGATGGTCTTGCTAATTTAGGACAGTGTCTACCACACACTGACTCAGGGAGAAAGGAGGAATTCAGCAGCCAGACAGGCAGATTACGGGATAGGGTCAATTTACCAGATTATCCGAATCTAGATGAATCTAGATTCATGCTGGATCCCACATTTCTGAAGCTGTTTTCTGAGTCTCGAGAGCCAGTATACTGCAGTGGTTAAATAGTTAGCCTGGGAGCCAGACTGCTTAGGCCTAAATCCTAGATCCACTACTTACAAGCTGAGCAgatttatttaacctctccatgcctaattcctcatctgtaaaataggggtaaTAAGAGTACTCTTCTCACAGGGTAGGAAGGAAGGGAAGCCTTAAATGAGTTCATATAACACTGGGTTTTTTCCAAATAGGGTTAGCCACTAACTGAGCGAGCCGACAGCCCCCTTGGTAGCAGACCCAAGCACTCTAATTATTGAAAAGGCCAAGCCCCTTTGTAACAAACTGGCATCATTCAGTTTCACACATTACTACTGGTTACCATTGGACTTTAAGAGCTTCAGTGGTAACCAGGAAATTGGTCCACACATTCAGTGCCATGACCAAAACTGAGTCTTTGGGCCTCTGAAAGCCAAACAAAAGCATTTAGCTTGGGCGCCCACTCACTTCCCTATGTTTAATTTGGCCATATCCACTGAGCGAAGCAGGGCAGACCTCCCTGAGGTTCCCAGATatcattctctttccttctctgtgtggTATCTCAGCATCCTAGTCCATCAAGCCCACATGCAGGCTGTACCTGAAGCCTTCAGGTAGGGTTCAGTATATTCTTGCTAACACACCAAGCAGGGAATCCACTCTTAAGAAGGCCCAGACTTCAGAAAGGGCCAGAACTGCTGGCCATGGAAGGAAGGGGAACCGGCAGAATGTCCTgccataaaggaaataaaatgtgattcCATCCTCTGGGATCACTCACATTTTCTCTGAAGTGTCTCAAACACAGCAACTGGGAGCTGTAGCCCTGCACTTCACGATCAGTGGACATCCTGGTCTCAGCATTTATAAAAACCAGGGGTTAGACTAGTTCTGGTTCTGATAATCTTATGACCCAAATGAAATATTTCTGAACTGAAAGGCCTGACTCTCCACCACCTCTCCCCTGCACCTGATCAGACACCCACAGAATGTAGGGAAAAACGTAAAAGTCATACCACATGGTGGAGGAAGCTGCCTGAGGCTGCAAATTTCATCTGTTTACTAGGAATAGGAGCTAcaacatcatcatcttcatctaGGTCGTATAAAttctggaaaaaagaaatagaaaatacaaactaacGTGGCATGTAAGCTCTCAACAGACATTTGCAGCAAGGAGAGGAGATGAGGGCTAGAGtagtgaggaagagggagaagtgGGTGCAGGGGGAGTGTTTAGGGAGACTGGTCTGGGAGACTGCCACCCTGCCCACAAGGACCCAGTGAAAGTGCTACAACTCCAGGTACCTCAGTACTCTTCTACAAGCGGACAGTACCTATCAAGGGTCCCTAAAATGTCTGTTTATATCCTTTGGCTCACAAAGTCTGTCGCAGGCAATCTGGCCTATAGAAATATACCCAAACCCTAGAAAGAGCTTTATCTACAAAGATGTTCACAGAAGGATTGCTAACAACGAAAATTACAGGAAAATGGTTGAAATAAACTAGAACATCAACTCAATGAATTATGcagttattaaaaatgtttatggtgAATGtgaatcacagaaaaatgcttgaGTTTACTaagtgaaaacagaacaaaactagATAATAACATAATCACAACCACAACTATGCATTAAATaaatgtctctctctcacacacacacacactcacacaaatcCCCCAAAATACAGGAAGGATTCAGGGCAGAATTTCAATGGGGGTTGGCTGTGGACAGCCAGAGCACGAGGAcccttttttctgccttcttaatctttctctgttttgaaaattttctgtatTAAATAAGCACATACTACTTtcacttggggggaaaaaaagattttcagtTTGCCTCTCTGCCCCTATACAGTCAAGGAGTTTCTTCTTAAAACTCATAAACTGCAAAAAGTCAGTTGTAATCCCTCCCTGGGCCAGGCTTATTAATTCACCTGTTAGGCCACATCAAAACACAttaagtgtacacacacacacacacacacacacactccacctgTTTGGCTTGGTGGTTATTGACGACGTTGATCCTCATTCCAGCAGGATGAGCATGAATTGGTGCCATGGTCTTCTGCTGTGGAACCTAGAAACACCCAGTGGTCACAACTCACCCCACAGGGCCCATATGCGTTCCCTATGAAGAGGAGGTCACTAAACCTAAATTATGGTGGGCATTCAGTTCTTGTCTATGGTAAAAGGCCCTACAGACTGCCTCATGCCCAGAGCAGGAGAGTGACAGGAAGACTTGCCATCCTGGAGATCACGTGACACTGCACGTGCAGTGCTCAAGGAACCTGgcttaataaatgttcactgtCGCTGCTATTCCTGTCACCaaagttgctgtgaagattaaataatgcTTCCATTCCCTTTGGGGCAGCGGCTATACAGGTGGCCAGGACACTGCACTAAGAGCCAGGTCTGACTGGGGTCCTATCCAGGTCCTCCCACTGACTGGCTGTATAGCTCAGGGCACAATTACTCACATCTCTGAGATTTAGACTCTTCTTTTATAAAACTGGGGTAATAATCCAGGGTTGCAGCAAGGAACAAATGTCAAGTGCCTGCCACATAGCatgtgctcaacaaatgttttgtcccctcctttctctcccctctacCACCATCTCACTTGGAAAGGTACTTAATTTCTCTggaccaccccctgccccttttCTTTTACATAAAACTGAGATGACACCTTGCCTTCCTCATACGGTTACTATACAAACACTTGGGGGAACTGACATTTTGCCTCGACACTCCTGGTCCCTGGTCCCCACCTGAATCTACAGTTGTTACTGGTTTCCAGGAATTTATGACAAGAGCCACAACCTACCTGGATGGTTTTAGTGAGCTTCAGAGCAGGGGTCACCGTCCCAATGGGTGGGCTCATGAAGGCAGCAGGGGAATTCCGCTTCAAGCTGATCTTCTCCCGGGCGTCGGCCACCTGGCGAGGCTTCTGGGGCACCGCGCTCTGCTGTTTGCGGGAGTTCAGCATCTCTCTGGCATCTTGCACTTTCCCTTTGATCCGGAACCGGGCATCTTTCTGCAAAAGCTTTTCCCGGGCATCTTTGACTCCCAGCTTGAGCCGGGCATCTGAGAGGCCAATTTTCTGCCGAGCATCAAATCTCTGCTGGAAAGTGGCCGTGCGTGCTGGCTGGCTGAGAAGGCTCTGTTGGATCCCAACACGAGATCGAACACCTCCAACTCCTGGTCGGGCACTGAGCCTGCAAATGAAAACTGCCGTATTAAGAAGATCTGGATATTAACAGGAGCCTGTAGAAGTAAAGATGTGGTAACACTGGGAACAAAGGAAGTCCTGGAGAAACCACAAAGCTGCTCCCTGTCTGAGGAAATAATTAAATCTACAGAGACTTCTTTTATGACCCTTAACTTTGCACTGTGAACAATATTAGGAAGGAAGGCCTGGTGGTTTCTATCACTATGTAAGACtgctttaaaataagaatatcCCCCAAATATCATAACCTACATCTCTGAAGAGCAACTTCAGTTTCTAAAGTTCTTCCACATCTATGCGCTCAATCAGCCCTCTCAGCACCCTGTGAAGTCGGCATTATTATGCACATTTTACAGtggaggaaacaggcttagaggaGTTAAATGATTAACAACAGTGCCCAGATGGCCTCTGGCAGCCTCATACCTCCACTGCATGCAGACACCCCCAGGGGGCTGGGACCAAGAAAGCCAACACATGGGTCTAGATTGGAGCCAAAGGACTAACAGACTAAGATATAAagatttaatagaaaaaaaaaatcctgtctgaATAGTTTCTATTCACAACACTTCTGACTCGAAATGTGTAGGGTTTTTTCTCACACCAATTCTCCAACTCTCTAGACACCAACTGAGTGTCAAAcagctcaattctgacactaactacctACAGTTGTCACAGACTCCACAGGTTGAAGGCTCAGTCCTATGAGACTGCCCTCATTTCAGATGCCAATTTCAAGTCCTGTGCTTCCTGCTCATCTGATTGACAGGCTATAAATCGAGGGTTCATAGGATCCTCTTCAAGTTcgataatttgctagaacagctcacagaactcaggaaaacagtttacttaaTTACTACCagttattataaaggatacagctactgacacaactttgtaaaatgattataactcaataaaaaatgttaaaaaaaaaaaaaaggatacaactAAAGCACAGTCAAACCAAAGAGATGCATAAAGCAAGGTATGGGGAAGTGGTGTGGAGTTTTTTCCATGCCCTCTCTTGGCAcatggatgtgttcaccaactcAGAATTTCTCCAAAGTCAATTGTATAGGGGTTTCTGTGGAGGTTCCATTATGtaagcatgattgattaaatcactgacCACTGATAAACTCAGTCTCtagcccctctctccctccctgcaggtGCAGGGTGCAAGGGGGTAGGATGGAGCTGCAAGTTTCAACAGGCTAATCATACCTGGTCTTTCTGGCGACCagccccatcctgaagctatctagGGGCCCATCTTATGAGAACAAAAGATGTTCCTGTCACCctcatcactcaggaaattccaaaggtttcAGAAACTGCCAGGGgaaaagaccaaatatatattatCACACTctgcaacaacaaaaatgtcaaaATCAGAAACTCAGGATTGGAAAGGAATGAAACTCCATTGAACAAGCCCCATTCTCTTCTGTTGGCCCTTA is a window of Camelus bactrianus isolate YW-2024 breed Bactrian camel chromosome 12, ASM4877302v1, whole genome shotgun sequence DNA encoding:
- the POLDIP3 gene encoding polymerase delta-interacting protein 3, whose translation is MADISLDELIRKRGAAAKGRLSARPGVGGVRSRVGIQQSLLSQPARTATFQQRFDARQKIGLSDARLKLGVKDAREKLLQKDARFRIKGKVQDAREMLNSRKQQSAVPQKPRQVADAREKISLKRNSPAAFMSPPIGTVTPALKLTKTIQVPQQKTMAPIHAHPAGMRINVVNNHQAKQNLYDLDEDDDVVAPIPSKQMKFAASGSFLHHVAGLSSSKLSVSKALPLTKVVQNDAYTAPALPSSVRTKALTNMSRTLVNKEEPPKELPPAEPVLSPLEGTKMTVNNLHPRVTEEDIVELFCVCGALKRARLVHPGVAEVVFVKKDDAITAYKKYNNRCLDGQPMKCNLHMNGNVITSDQPILLRLSDSPSVKKESEMPRRVNSATSPNPPAEVDPDTILKALFKSSGASVTTQPTEFKIKL